One Blattabacterium cuenoti genomic window carries:
- the pdxA gene encoding 4-hydroxythreonine-4-phosphate dehydrogenase PdxA → MNYRNKKIKVGFTTGDINGIGIEILLKVCCKKKLLDFFTPILFGSTKLCFYYKKILNIEINNIREIKNFKEAIDYKINVFNIWKEDIQFESIKINDPESGKYPLSSLKRAVKALKEGKIDVLVTAPVNKKHINFKNSSFFGHTEYLQNVLEGESLMLMIHDILKIALVTNHLPLKKVSTEINIKKIIKSIKILRQSLTIDFCIEKPKIAVLGCNPHSSDNGLIGNEEKTKIKPAIDSLFQDQGCLVFGPYSSDSFFGNQSYRNFDAVLAMYHDQGLIPFKTLTFNQGVNFTAGLSHIRTSPDHGVAYDIAKKGIANENSFEEAIFNAIKIFKNRQEYIKLSSSKLL, encoded by the coding sequence ATGAATTATAGAAACAAAAAAATTAAAGTAGGATTTACCACTGGTGATATTAACGGAATAGGAATAGAGATTCTTTTGAAAGTATGTTGCAAAAAAAAACTTTTAGATTTTTTTACTCCGATATTGTTTGGATCTACAAAATTATGTTTTTATTATAAAAAAATTTTGAATATAGAAATCAACAATATACGAGAAATAAAAAATTTTAAAGAAGCTATTGATTATAAAATTAATGTATTTAATATATGGAAAGAAGATATTCAATTTGAATCTATAAAAATCAATGACCCTGAATCAGGAAAATACCCCCTTTCATCTTTGAAAAGAGCTGTAAAAGCTTTAAAAGAAGGAAAAATAGATGTACTTGTAACTGCTCCAGTTAATAAAAAACATATAAATTTTAAGAATTCTTCATTTTTCGGTCATACTGAATATCTACAAAATGTTTTAGAAGGTGAATCATTAATGTTAATGATTCATGATATTTTAAAAATTGCATTAGTCACTAATCATTTGCCATTAAAAAAGGTGAGCACAGAAATAAATATCAAAAAAATAATAAAATCAATTAAAATTTTACGTCAATCTCTAACCATTGATTTTTGTATAGAAAAACCCAAAATAGCAGTTTTGGGATGTAATCCACATTCGAGTGATAATGGGTTAATAGGAAATGAAGAAAAAACAAAAATTAAACCAGCTATTGATAGTTTATTTCAAGACCAAGGATGCTTAGTTTTTGGTCCCTATTCTTCCGATAGTTTTTTTGGAAATCAAAGTTATCGTAATTTTGATGCTGTTTTAGCTATGTATCATGATCAAGGACTAATCCCTTTTAAGACCTTAACTTTTAATCAAGGAGTAAATTTTACAGCTGGACTTTCTCATATCCGAACATCTCCTGATCATGGGGTCGCCTATGATATAGCTAAAAAAGGAATTGCCAATGAGAATTCATTTGAAGAAGCTATTTTTAATGCTATAAAAATATTCAAAAACAGACAAGAATATATAAAACTTAGTTCATCCAAACTATTATAA
- a CDS encoding acyl carrier protein — MSDIASKVNALIIEKLNVEESDITPTASFTNDLGADSLDIVELIMEFEKEFNISISDEKAEKITTVGEAVQAIESILMERGEKG, encoded by the coding sequence ATGTCTGATATTGCATCCAAAGTCAATGCTCTTATTATAGAAAAACTAAACGTAGAAGAAAGCGATATTACTCCTACTGCTAGTTTTACAAATGATTTAGGAGCCGATTCCTTAGATATAGTAGAACTTATTATGGAGTTTGAAAAAGAATTCAATATTAGTATTTCGGATGAAAAAGCTGAAAAAATAACAACAGTAGGTGAAGCTGTGCAGGCTATAGAAAGTATTTTGATGGAAAGAGGAGAAAAAGGATAA
- a CDS encoding riboflavin synthase: MFTGIIECTVKVHQLNRDKNNLCMTFNNPFSNNDIKINQSICHNGICLSIMDVNKNTYSVLASEETLLCTNLNFLKIKDEVNLERGIMLHERLNGHIVQGHIDTIATITDIENRNGSWLFFFKSEKKLDDLVVEKGSIAINGISLTIITCNQYTFSVSVLPYTYKKTNLHQMEIGGIVNIEFDILGKYMNKFIQKYKKI; this comes from the coding sequence ATGTTTACTGGAATCATAGAATGCACAGTAAAAGTACATCAATTAAATCGTGATAAAAACAATCTTTGTATGACTTTCAATAATCCATTTTCAAATAATGATATTAAAATCAATCAAAGTATTTGTCATAATGGAATATGTTTAAGTATTATGGATGTTAATAAAAACACTTATTCAGTCCTAGCTTCCGAAGAGACTTTGTTATGTACTAATTTGAATTTTTTAAAAATTAAAGATGAAGTGAATTTAGAAAGAGGAATTATGTTACATGAAAGGTTAAATGGACATATAGTTCAAGGGCATATAGATACAATTGCTACGATTACTGATATTGAAAATAGAAATGGAAGTTGGTTATTTTTTTTTAAATCTGAAAAAAAATTGGATGATCTAGTTGTAGAAAAAGGTTCTATTGCTATTAATGGAATAAGTCTAACTATAATAACATGTAATCAATACACATTTAGCGTTTCTGTTCTTCCTTATACTTATAAAAAAACCAATCTCCATCAAATGGAGATCGGGGGTATTGTTAATATAGAATTTGATATATTAGGGAAATATATGAATAAATTCATACAAAAATATAAAAAAATATAA
- a CDS encoding phosphoenolpyruvate carboxykinase (ATP) yields MISFSLENYGILNSSYNWQLTPYELQKIIIQKKMGIETKSGVLAINTGFFTGRSPKDRFIVKDSITEKKVWWDGKFNQSFDSNKFDKLHKKMVQYLSGKTLYIRDGYLCSDKRYQLNVRSISEYPWSDLFIHNLFFRFSKLERIYPDWLLLCAPGFQANPIQDGTRNKNFSILNFSKKIILIGGSGYTGEIKKSIFSVLNFILPMYKNVFPMHCSANVGKHKKDTALFFGLSGTGKTTISNDVNRNLVGDDEHGWTCDNIVFNFEGGCYAKILGISKKNEPMIYHAIKRGAMLENVIFKKKTREVDFFNDTITQNMRISYPIYFINNIEQKLLSSNIKNIFFLTYDAFGVFPPIAKLNKAQSSYYFLLGYTSKVAGTEFNIQKPKATFSSCFGGPFMPLPPVQYTKMLMKKLDETEINVWMINTGLTSEGAGHRMKLDDTRKIVQNVLNGFLSEVPYEKYPIFNFEIPKYCPGVSSNILNPKNSWKNKEMYQNQVRVLAKKFIQHFDIYRQYADKNISSGEPVLE; encoded by the coding sequence ATGATCTCTTTTTCTCTAGAAAATTATGGAATTTTGAATTCTTCATACAATTGGCAATTGACCCCTTATGAATTGCAAAAAATCATTATTCAAAAAAAAATGGGAATCGAAACAAAATCAGGTGTTTTAGCTATAAATACAGGTTTTTTTACTGGAAGATCACCTAAAGATCGATTTATTGTAAAAGATAGTATTACAGAAAAAAAAGTTTGGTGGGATGGAAAATTTAACCAATCTTTTGATTCAAACAAATTTGATAAATTACATAAAAAGATGGTACAATATTTATCCGGAAAAACTTTATATATCCGAGATGGATATCTTTGTTCTGATAAACGTTATCAATTAAATGTTCGTTCTATTAGTGAATATCCATGGTCTGATCTATTTATTCATAATCTATTTTTTAGATTTTCAAAATTGGAAAGAATTTATCCAGATTGGTTGTTGTTATGTGCACCAGGATTTCAGGCGAACCCCATACAAGATGGAACACGAAATAAAAATTTTTCTATATTAAATTTTTCTAAAAAAATAATCCTAATTGGAGGATCAGGATATACAGGAGAAATTAAAAAATCTATATTTTCTGTTTTAAATTTTATACTCCCCATGTATAAAAATGTTTTTCCTATGCATTGTTCCGCCAATGTAGGAAAACATAAAAAAGATACAGCTCTATTTTTTGGTTTATCTGGAACAGGAAAAACTACTATTTCTAATGATGTTAATAGAAATTTGGTTGGAGATGATGAACATGGATGGACTTGTGATAACATTGTTTTCAATTTTGAAGGAGGATGTTATGCTAAAATATTGGGGATTTCTAAAAAAAATGAACCGATGATTTATCATGCAATAAAAAGAGGAGCCATGTTAGAAAATGTAATTTTTAAAAAAAAAACTAGAGAAGTAGATTTTTTTAATGATACTATTACTCAAAATATGAGAATAAGTTATCCAATTTATTTTATAAATAATATTGAACAAAAATTATTGTCTTCTAATATAAAAAATATTTTTTTTCTAACATATGATGCTTTTGGGGTATTTCCACCTATAGCTAAACTTAATAAAGCACAATCATCTTATTATTTTTTATTAGGGTATACATCTAAAGTTGCTGGAACTGAATTTAATATTCAAAAACCAAAAGCTACTTTTTCTTCTTGTTTTGGAGGGCCATTCATGCCTTTACCCCCCGTTCAATACACAAAAATGTTAATGAAAAAATTAGATGAGACCGAAATAAATGTTTGGATGATTAACACTGGATTGACATCGGAAGGGGCTGGACATCGTATGAAATTAGATGATACACGTAAAATTGTGCAAAATGTTTTAAATGGTTTTTTATCAGAGGTTCCTTACGAAAAATATCCTATTTTTAACTTTGAAATACCAAAATATTGTCCTGGTGTATCTTCTAATATATTAAATCCTAAAAATTCATGGAAAAACAAAGAAATGTATCAAAACCAAGTTCGTGTCCTTGCCAAAAAGTTTATTCAACATTTTGATATATATAGACAATATGCAGACAAAAATATTTCATCTGGAGAACCTGTCTTAGAATAA
- a CDS encoding F0F1 ATP synthase subunit epsilon, which translates to MKLKIIGSHKILYQGDIISIIAPGYQGYFQILKYHAPFISILKSGFLKLELKKEKKDIKIEGGLLQVKKNIIVVIL; encoded by the coding sequence ATGAAATTAAAAATTATTGGTTCTCATAAAATTTTGTATCAAGGAGATATTATTTCTATTATAGCTCCTGGCTATCAGGGGTATTTCCAAATATTAAAATATCATGCTCCATTTATTTCTATATTAAAAAGTGGTTTTTTAAAATTAGAATTAAAAAAGGAAAAAAAAGATATAAAAATAGAAGGAGGTTTATTGCAAGTAAAAAAAAACATAATTGTTGTGATTTTATAA
- a CDS encoding ribonuclease III family protein, with the protein MLSENSNFFEKKNDYSALIVRILIKILGFRPKNTEFLKEVFLYSFSAKKRNSNQNYSINFQRLEFLGDAVLNSIISHFLCEKFPEKKEGELTQIRSQIVCRRNLNEISKKLTIADIFFDKSIISDNNILGNTLEALIGFIYLERGYRKCENFVHKRILYTHVNFEKLQNEIFSYKVWIMEWAQKNKFLINFKTFREDKNQNKIIYLSEFTVPECGIQTKGRGFSKKKSEEMAAKEAYFIIQDKYKKNTHIK; encoded by the coding sequence ATGTTATCTGAAAATAGTAATTTTTTTGAAAAAAAAAATGATTATTCTGCTTTAATAGTTAGAATATTGATAAAAATATTAGGGTTTCGTCCAAAAAACACGGAATTTTTAAAGGAAGTATTTCTATATAGTTTTTCTGCAAAAAAGAGAAATTCTAATCAAAATTATTCTATTAATTTTCAAAGATTAGAATTTTTGGGAGATGCTGTATTAAATTCTATTATATCACATTTTTTATGTGAGAAATTTCCTGAAAAAAAAGAAGGAGAATTAACTCAAATACGATCTCAAATAGTATGTAGAAGAAATTTAAATGAAATTTCGAAAAAATTAACAATTGCAGATATTTTTTTCGATAAATCTATAATATCTGATAATAATATACTGGGAAATACACTTGAAGCTTTAATAGGATTTATTTATTTGGAGAGAGGATATCGAAAATGTGAAAATTTTGTACATAAAAGAATATTATATACTCATGTAAATTTCGAAAAATTGCAAAATGAAATTTTCAGCTATAAAGTATGGATTATGGAATGGGCTCAAAAAAATAAATTTCTTATAAATTTTAAAACTTTTAGAGAAGATAAAAATCAAAACAAAATTATTTATTTATCTGAATTTACAGTACCAGAATGTGGAATTCAAACTAAAGGAAGAGGTTTTTCTAAAAAAAAATCAGAAGAAATGGCAGCGAAAGAAGCTTATTTTATCATTCAAGATAAATATAAAAAAAATACTCACATAAAATAA
- the fabF gene encoding beta-ketoacyl-ACP synthase II, which produces MDGLKKVVVTGIGSITPIGNTVDEYWISLVKGKNGCAPITSFDTKKYKTKFACELKNYDPSIFFNKKERRKLDPCAQYGIIASEEAIKNSKINFSKEKRERIGVVWSSGIGGLLNLEESISDYIHGGKSPRFSPFFIPKMLIDITAGFISMNYGLHGPNYATVSACASSSNAIVDAYHLICLGKADIMVTGGSEAAITQSGVGGFNALHALSTRNEDYKTASRPFDENRDGFVLGEGAGCLILEEYQHAKERGANIYAEIVGVGMSGDAYHITAPHPEGKGIILAMKSAIQDAGIKSKDVDHINSHGTSTKLGDLAEIKAIQKVFHENIYNININSTKSMTGHLLGAAGAIEAIASILPLKKGIIPPTINLFRIDKNIDTKINLTPNKAIKKEVKISVCNTFGFGGHNVCILFKKI; this is translated from the coding sequence ATGGATGGATTAAAAAAAGTAGTAGTTACTGGTATTGGTTCTATTACTCCTATAGGGAATACTGTTGATGAATATTGGATTTCTCTTGTCAAAGGAAAAAATGGTTGTGCACCCATTACTTCTTTTGATACCAAGAAATATAAAACCAAATTTGCTTGTGAGTTAAAGAATTATGATCCTAGTATTTTTTTTAATAAAAAAGAAAGACGGAAATTAGACCCTTGTGCACAATATGGGATTATCGCTTCAGAAGAAGCGATAAAAAACAGTAAAATCAATTTTTCAAAAGAAAAAAGAGAAAGAATCGGAGTGGTTTGGTCATCTGGAATTGGAGGTCTTCTAAATTTAGAAGAGTCTATTTCAGATTATATACATGGAGGAAAATCACCTAGGTTTAGTCCATTTTTTATTCCAAAAATGCTTATAGATATAACTGCTGGTTTTATTTCTATGAATTATGGTCTTCATGGCCCAAATTATGCTACAGTGTCTGCTTGTGCTTCATCTTCTAATGCTATTGTAGATGCTTATCATCTAATATGTTTAGGAAAGGCTGATATTATGGTTACTGGAGGATCTGAAGCCGCTATTACACAAAGTGGAGTAGGAGGATTTAACGCTTTGCATGCATTATCTACCAGAAACGAAGATTATAAAACCGCATCACGACCTTTTGATGAAAATAGAGATGGATTTGTGTTAGGAGAAGGGGCCGGATGTCTTATTCTTGAAGAATATCAACACGCTAAAGAAAGAGGGGCTAATATATATGCTGAAATCGTAGGAGTAGGGATGTCCGGAGATGCTTACCATATTACAGCTCCTCATCCAGAAGGAAAAGGAATTATTTTGGCTATGAAATCAGCGATTCAAGATGCGGGAATTAAAAGCAAAGATGTAGATCATATTAATTCTCATGGAACATCTACTAAATTAGGAGATCTTGCAGAGATAAAAGCAATTCAAAAAGTATTTCATGAAAATATATATAATATAAATATTAATTCAACAAAATCTATGACTGGGCATTTGTTAGGGGCAGCTGGAGCAATAGAAGCAATTGCATCAATTCTTCCTTTAAAAAAAGGAATTATTCCTCCCACTATAAATTTGTTCCGTATAGATAAAAATATAGATACAAAAATTAATTTAACTCCAAACAAAGCGATAAAAAAAGAGGTAAAAATTAGTGTATGTAACACTTTTGGTTTCGGAGGGCATAATGTTTGTATTTTATTTAAAAAAATATAA